From Megalobrama amblycephala isolate DHTTF-2021 linkage group LG24, ASM1881202v1, whole genome shotgun sequence, the proteins below share one genomic window:
- the zgc:153012 gene encoding TSC22 domain family protein 1 isoform X2, which produces MSELPFDVWFYACRFPTMLVNVRKMISIFESKKQPRPLSLPPCVSHDQTQRENPVLLDGPSPDSKPHPSSVSPTPPPVICRPRLHAGETRSVTLRNAGGARRVRDSWPVGKLDYYPRSGCLAVSVETKEPISSKRLPHTSPRNKPRDAVCRTSRTDRKCLTKPTISSTDTAPPAGHSQTQRSDNNPRSVRIGSSCKSCVSDQKCQNPVWDSLTSSVRTEGGGALTHKPRLRPSDSSLLSLLLFFHSGTNSSMIAIDNKIEQAMDLVKSHLMLAVREEVEVLREQIKELSERNAQLERENYILRALRDRD; this is translated from the exons TTTACGCCTGCCGATTCCCCACCATGCTTGTTAATGTGCGAAAGATGATCTCCATTTTTGAAAGTAAAAAACAGCCTCGTCCTTTGTCACTTCCTCCGTGTGTCTCTCATGACCAGACACAAAGAGAGAATCCGGTCCTCCTTGACGGACCTTCACCTGACTCTAAGCCACACCCCTCCTCGGTTAGCCCCACCCCTCCACCGGTGATTTGTCGGCCACGCCTCCATGCTGGAGAAACAAGAAGTGTGACTCTGCGTAACGCCGGTGGAGCTCGAAGGGTTCGTGATTCTTGGCCAGTCGGGAAGCTTGATTACTATCCGAGGTCTGGGTGCTTAGCTGTTTCCGTGGAAACAAAAGAGCCAATCAGCAGCAAGCGCTTACCGCATACGTCACCCAGAAACAAACCTAGAGACGCCGTGTGCCGAACATCAAGAACAGACAGAAAGTGCTTGACGAAACCTACCATCTCCTCTACAGACACAGCTCCACCTGCTGGTCACTCTCAGACACAGCGCTCAGACAATAATCCCAGGTCTGTTCGTATCGGATCATCCTGCAAGTCCTGTGTTAGTGATCAGAAATGTCAGAATCCCGTGTGGGACTCATTGACTTCCTCTGTGAGAACAGAGGGAGGCGGAGCTCTTACGCACAAACCAAGACTCCGCCCCTCTGACTCCTCCCTCCTTTCCCTTCTGCTTTTCTTCCACAG TGGAACCAACAGCAGTATGATCGCCATTGATAACAAGATAGAGCAAGCCATG gaCCTGGTGAAGTCTCACCTGATGTTGGCGGTTCGAGAGGAGGTGGAGGTGCTGAGAGAACAGATCAAAGAGCTCTCGGAGAGAAACGCTCAGCTGGAGAGAGAAAACTACATCCTCCGAGCCCTCAGGGACAGAGACTGA